Proteins encoded together in one Sulfuricurvum sp. window:
- a CDS encoding putative glycoside hydrolase translates to MKALALLVGFFTLSWGALVSGTVYDKSTSKPIADAIVIADNKEYRTDCNGSFIVPSTGIIGVRAIGYDRKFYKSGGKMYLNPFTPKALYLSSFGATSSKIMGNAKNLLQTTEINAFVIDVKMDRGQVAFKTDNPMANKIGAQDLILFKDMKKFVADLHKEGVYVIARIVSFKDTPYVTANPQYGVHTSEGGLFKDKEGLYWIDASRKEPRKYILSIAEEAAAAGFDEIQFDYVRFPDRKGIKFAVENTQAERVKAISGFLEEARRTLLPYNVFLSADIFGYVSWNDADIDIGQRVDALAPYVDYLSPMLYPSGFHMGIPGYPNPVAANYQIVKQSLDQALKKSCTSSKAYRPWLQAFRDYAFDRRIYGEKEIREQIAASEAFGSCGWILWNPRNVYTQQGLK, encoded by the coding sequence GTGAAAGCATTGGCGCTTTTAGTAGGTTTTTTTACATTATCATGGGGGGCGCTTGTCAGCGGAACAGTTTACGACAAATCGACATCCAAACCGATTGCGGATGCTATCGTTATCGCGGATAACAAAGAGTACCGTACCGACTGTAACGGTTCTTTTATCGTCCCTTCAACAGGCATTATAGGGGTACGTGCTATCGGATACGACCGCAAGTTTTATAAAAGCGGCGGTAAAATGTATCTAAACCCGTTCACCCCGAAAGCCCTTTATCTCTCCAGTTTCGGAGCTACAAGCTCTAAAATCATGGGCAATGCCAAAAATCTCCTCCAAACGACAGAGATCAATGCCTTTGTTATCGATGTAAAAATGGATCGTGGACAAGTCGCTTTCAAAACCGACAATCCCATGGCAAACAAAATCGGAGCACAGGATCTTATCTTGTTCAAAGACATGAAAAAATTTGTCGCCGATTTGCACAAAGAAGGGGTATACGTCATCGCCCGCATCGTCTCGTTTAAAGACACCCCATACGTCACCGCCAATCCTCAATACGGGGTTCACACCAGTGAGGGAGGGCTTTTCAAAGACAAAGAGGGGCTTTATTGGATCGATGCATCCCGTAAAGAGCCTCGTAAATACATCCTCTCCATTGCCGAAGAAGCGGCAGCGGCCGGCTTTGACGAGATCCAATTCGACTACGTCCGTTTCCCTGACCGCAAAGGGATAAAATTCGCTGTTGAAAATACTCAGGCGGAACGGGTCAAAGCCATTTCAGGATTTTTGGAAGAGGCACGCCGTACTCTTCTTCCGTATAACGTCTTTTTATCCGCCGATATTTTCGGTTATGTGAGCTGGAATGACGCTGATATCGATATCGGTCAACGGGTCGATGCTCTCGCACCGTATGTCGATTATCTCTCCCCGATGCTCTATCCGAGCGGGTTTCATATGGGAATCCCGGGGTATCCGAATCCGGTAGCGGCAAACTACCAAATCGTCAAACAATCACTGGATCAGGCTCTCAAAAAGTCATGTACTTCATCAAAAGCCTATCGTCCATGGCTTCAGGCGTTTCGGGATTACGCATTTGACCGACGCATTTACGGAGAAAAAGAGATCCGTGAACAAATCGCTGCCAGCGAGGCATTCGGAAGCTGCGGATGGATTTTATGGAATCCCCGTAATGTCTACACTCAGCAAGGGTTAAAGTAA